Proteins from a genomic interval of Lycium ferocissimum isolate CSIRO_LF1 chromosome 2, AGI_CSIRO_Lferr_CH_V1, whole genome shotgun sequence:
- the LOC132047012 gene encoding LOW QUALITY PROTEIN: uncharacterized protein LOC132047012 (The sequence of the model RefSeq protein was modified relative to this genomic sequence to represent the inferred CDS: inserted 2 bases in 1 codon) — translation MSSVRKGPPKHQNKFAWKPNAGIKINETEVGGRFRPXRCREQIDWKRKYGKYKPSKCQKCSKRNVRQAYHNLCTGCAKEHNVCAKCSCRVGQVVGRDISEVEAEKKALEEAIKNARERDRRSLLRAMNKGKSQSSEKNLTQNDMKVGELFTASSLEEYAEANLDDEDDDDEDQVKVV, via the exons atgagcAGCGTAAGGAAAGGGCCGCCAAAGCACCAAAATAAATTCGCTTGGAAACCTAACGCCGGTATCAAAATCAATGAAACG GAAGTGGGTGGAAGATTTAGGCC ACGTTGTAGAGAGCAAATTGATTGGAAACGCAAATATGGAAAATACAAACCTTCTAAGTG tCAGAAGTGTTCGAAAAGAAACGTGCGTCAAGCTTACCACAATCTCTGCACTg GCTGTGCAAAGGAGCATAATGTATGTGCCAAGTGTTCGTGTCGTGTTGGTCAAGTTGTTGGAAG AGATATTTCGGAAGTGGAGGCTGAGAAAAAGGCTCTTGAGGAG GCTATCAAGAATGCTCGTGAACGGGATAGGAGATCACTTTTACGTGCT ATGAACAAAGGGAAGTCTCAGAGTTCGGAGAAAAACCTAACTCAAAATGACATGAAGGTCGGTGAACTGTTTACAGCATCATCACTTGAGGAATATGCCGAGGCAAACCTCGATGATGAagacgatgatgatgaagatCAGGTCAAAGTTGTTTGA